The Prunus persica cultivar Lovell chromosome G8, Prunus_persica_NCBIv2, whole genome shotgun sequence genome includes a region encoding these proteins:
- the LOC109950621 gene encoding uncharacterized protein LOC109950621 has product MGGGRSSSNYIGSQNGRLRVDPHLLQIGIPYVIITDNDMQFDSELFREFCACLKVNLFFASPAHRQSNSQVEAINKIIKKLLKRQLDKAKGAWLEKLPDALWAIWTFYQTSTEKTPFSLSFSSKVVVPLEICETSYRMESFAPKMNEEALALSLDLIELGIGSCSMYL; this is encoded by the coding sequence atgggtggagGCCGAAGCTCTAGCAACTATATCGGCAGCCAGAATGGAAGACTTCGTGTGGACCCACATCTGCTGCAGATTGGCATCCCCTACGTAATCATCACCGATAACGACATGCAATTTGATTCGGAGCTCTTCAGAGAGTTCTGTGCATGCCTCAAAGTCAATTTGTTCTTTGCCTCGCCAGCTCACCGCCAATCAAACAGCCAAGTCgaagcaataaacaaaatcattaaGAAACTGTTGAAACGGCAGCTCGACAAAGCCAAGGGAGCTTGGTTGGAGAAGCTTCCAGATGCACTATGGGCCATTTGGACATTCTACCAAACGTCCACTGAAAAAAccccattttctctctcattcaGTTCGAAAGTCGTTGTCCCCTTGGAGATTTGCGAGACTTCTTACCGAATGGAAAGCTTTGCTCCGAAGATGAACGAGGAAGCACTCGCATTGAGCCTCGACTTGATTGAATTGGGGATTGGGTCATGCTCAATGTATCTTTAG